The Rubrobacter tropicus nucleotide sequence ACCGTCGTACAGATGGAGTACGGACACCCCGACGGGTTCGCGTTCGACGTCGAGGGGAACCTGCTCATAGGCGCCATCTCCGATGACGACGACACGCCCGGCGACATACAGATCTGGGACCCCTCCGGTACGTTGGTGGACGTCCTGGAGCCGGGTCCCGGCAGCAAGTACACGAACGTCGCGTTGACCCCGGATCGCAAGCTGATCATAGCCGCCTCGTCGCTCGGCCAGGTGCTCAGCATCGAGGACTGGCCGACCGCCGGGCTACCCCTCCACCCGTTCCGGTCGTGACCCCGATGCGGGTAGCCGCCGACACAGGTGAGCAGAACAGAAGAAACGGTAGGCAACCGCTTCACCGAAAGGAGTAGGAAGCGAGATGAGCACATCCTACGATCCCGCGACCGCGAGTTCCGGAACCGGTCAGGAGACCGGTTCCAGGCGGCGCGTGGTGATCTCGACATACATCGGCACGGTCATCGAGTGGTACGACTTCTACCTCTACGGCGCGGCCGCCGCCCTCGTCTTCAACGTCTTGTTCTTCCCCGAGTTCAGCCCTCTGGCCGGCACGCTCGCCTCCTTCGCCACGCTCGGCGCGGGCTTCCTCGCGCGTCCGATAGGAGGGATCGTGTGGGGACACTTCGGTGACCGCTTTGGCCGGAAGAGGATGCTGGTGGCGAGCATCGTGATCATGGGGGTGGCGACCACGCTGGTCGGCCTGTTGCCGACTTACGCCCAAATCGGTGTCTGGGCGCCGGTACTGCTGGTGTCCATACGGATCGTGCAGGGCATCTCGGCCGGCGGCGAGTGGGGCGGCGCCGCCCTGATGGCCCTGGAACATGCCCCAACCCGCCGGCGCGGGTTGTGGAGCAGCGTGGCCCAGGTAGGCGTGGGCAGCGGAATAGTGCTGTCAACGCTGGTCTTCTCCCTGTTTACGAGGATGCCCGAGGGGGCGTTCATGTCCTGGGGCTGGAGGGTCCCTTTCCTCCTCGCGTTTCCTCTGGTCGCGCTCGGGCTGTACATACGGCTCAAGGTCGAGGAGAGCCCAATCTTCCAGGAGGCGCAACGCCGCGGCGAAGACCGGGCGGACGAAGCCGGGGTGCCCATCGTGGAGCTGCTGCGCCACCAGTGGCGCAGCGTCCTGATAGCCATTATGCTCGTGATCGGGCCGTTCGCGGCGAGCGCCGTGTTCATTACCTTCGGCCTCAGCTACGCCGCCCAGGTCGGCTTCGACAGCACGACCGCGACCGGTGCCCTGGTGGTTGCCGCCACGGTCTCGGTAATCGGCGGGATTCTGTCCGCCGCCGCGTCTGACTATTTGGGCCGACGACCTGTGTTCATGACCGGGGCCGCGCTGCTGGCCGTCATGTCGTTCGTGGTTTTCTCTGCGTACAATACCGGCTCGACAGTACTCCTGTTCCTGGGGTTGAGCATCACGTACGGAACCCATTCCGTGATGTACGGCCCGTTGGCCGCATTTCTCTCGGAACTGTTCGCAACCACCACCCGGTACACGGGTGCGTCCGTCGGCTACCAGGTGGCCGGGGCCCTCGGCGGCGGATTCGCACCTGCCATTGCAGTCATCCTGCTCGGTGCCGCGGGCGGACCCCCGAACACCCTGTACGTCTCTCTGTTTATGGCCGCTTGCTGCGCGGCAAGCTTCGTGGCCGCGTATCTAAGTCGGGAAACGTATCGACTGGACTTGACGAAGGTGTCGAAGAGTTAGTTGTGGCGGCGGAGCCGCAGGCAACCGCTCCGGGGGCGAAGCCTCGGGACGGGTTCGCTCCGTCCGCGAGAGACGCCCCGAAGAGCGTCTCCCTGCGCCACGAGGTGGAAGGAGAGGGCGAGACCGTTCTTCTCCTCCATCCCGTCGGCCTGGATCTCACCTGGTGCGGCCCACTGGCGGAGCGGCTACGCCCGCACTTCCGCGTCCTGCGCGTCGACCTGCGAGGCCACGGGGGTTCGCCCGTGCCGCCCGGACCCTGGCGCATAGAGGACCTCGCCGCCGACGTACACGCCCTGCTCGGCGCCACGCGCCTGGGCCCGGCGCACGTCGTCGGTCTCCTGTTGGGCGGCATGGTCGCCCAGGTCCTCGCCATCGACCACCCGGACGACGTCCGTTCTCTCGTGCTGTCGGGCACCGCATGCACCTTCGCCCCCTCGGTACGAGAAGCCCTCGCCGCCCGGGGAGCCGCCGCCGAAGACTGCGGGATGCAGGCCGTCGTCCGGCCCACGCTCGAACGCTGGTTCACGCCCGGCTTCTTGGGCTCCGAGTTGGTCGAACGGTGCCGACAACGCCTCCTTTCGGACAACGTCGCCGGCTGGGCAGCGACCTGGCGCGCCATCTCCGTCTTCGACGCGCTCCCCAGGCTGCGCGAGATCTCCGTCCCCTCCCTCGTGGCTGCCGGCAGCGTCGACACGAGCACCCCGCCCGAGGTCGCCCGAACCATCGCCGAAGCCATCCCAGGCGCCACCCTCCATACCATGCCCGGTGCCCCGCACATGGCGCCCTTCGAACGCCCCGACCTCTTTGACCCGCTCGTCCTCACTTTCTTGCGAGGACTGAAAACACGGCCCCTCTAACGTGGCCGGGCTCGAGGGAAACGCCAACAGTGTTCCCGATCGTCGCCACAGCGGCGACACCGGTTCTCCCATTCGGCGAGGGTAGGATCCGCGAACGCCCGTCTCCGAGACGGACCAGCCGCATGCGTGGCGCCAGATGCGTCTGGCGCGGAGAACGATTCATGCCGTCTGGAGTAGGGTTGCCAAGGTCTGGCCGGGCAAACCTCACGCCGTAGGTTCGAATATCGAGTCAGGGTCAACGCCGGACGGTGGATGGTGCCGCGCTGGGACGCTTGTTTCAGTATCCGGCCCAGGAGTAAAACAAGAGGCATCGAATCGGGCACTTGTTTCACTCAAGAGCGACAACAAGAGCGGCGGACCTCGATCTGCTGGTGGGACCAAGACACGTTCCCTTGCTGACGCGACGGTGAGACGGCGCGGTTAATGGCGGATCTCCTCTTCCCGTCGAAATCGGTCTCCGACGGGACCGATTAACCGTCAAAGCCCTTTCGGGGCCGAACCGGAGCAGAAAGAAATCCCCCGTAATCTGCGTAGGTGTGGGGGATTCGGCGGCGCGCTCGGCAGGACTCGAACCTGCGACCTCCTGATTCGTAGCGAGCGGCTCCGGGGGCTCACTGAACCCCACCGGGTCCCGTTTGGCCCCCGTTTACGGGCCCTTCGCCCTGATCCAAGCGTCGTCAAGTCTTCATAAACCCCGTGGGCCCCCACCCATAAGTGGTAGCGTAAGTGGTAGATTGACGGTCGCGGCCGGGCCTCCAATGCGCCTAAGTCCGAATCGCTCAGTCCTGGTTCGAATCCTGCGAATGCGCAGAGTTTGAGGTTTGTGCAAAATAGACCT carries:
- a CDS encoding alpha/beta fold hydrolase; this translates as MAAEPQATAPGAKPRDGFAPSARDAPKSVSLRHEVEGEGETVLLLHPVGLDLTWCGPLAERLRPHFRVLRVDLRGHGGSPVPPGPWRIEDLAADVHALLGATRLGPAHVVGLLLGGMVAQVLAIDHPDDVRSLVLSGTACTFAPSVREALAARGAAAEDCGMQAVVRPTLERWFTPGFLGSELVERCRQRLLSDNVAGWAATWRAISVFDALPRLREISVPSLVAAGSVDTSTPPEVARTIAEAIPGATLHTMPGAPHMAPFERPDLFDPLVLTFLRGLKTRPL
- a CDS encoding MFS transporter; this translates as MSTSYDPATASSGTGQETGSRRRVVISTYIGTVIEWYDFYLYGAAAALVFNVLFFPEFSPLAGTLASFATLGAGFLARPIGGIVWGHFGDRFGRKRMLVASIVIMGVATTLVGLLPTYAQIGVWAPVLLVSIRIVQGISAGGEWGGAALMALEHAPTRRRGLWSSVAQVGVGSGIVLSTLVFSLFTRMPEGAFMSWGWRVPFLLAFPLVALGLYIRLKVEESPIFQEAQRRGEDRADEAGVPIVELLRHQWRSVLIAIMLVIGPFAASAVFITFGLSYAAQVGFDSTTATGALVVAATVSVIGGILSAAASDYLGRRPVFMTGAALLAVMSFVVFSAYNTGSTVLLFLGLSITYGTHSVMYGPLAAFLSELFATTTRYTGASVGYQVAGALGGGFAPAIAVILLGAAGGPPNTLYVSLFMAACCAASFVAAYLSRETYRLDLTKVSKS